A single window of Synechococcus sp. C9 DNA harbors:
- the budA gene encoding acetolactate decarboxylase — MYINISPPLQAALGKRSQETGQTPAEIVAIALRQYLEIDEETLFQTSTIGALVEGVYRGDLTIAELRNYGDFGLGTFNDLDGEMVVLDGQVWQLRSDGRAYPVADEVKTPFATVTFWQADWTAVLDQPLTYEELQRYLDTLLPSGNIFYAIKISGQFRSVRTRTIERQNQPTRLVEAAARQPVHEFFDVQGDLVGFWTPSYMKTVNVPGYHFHFLSADRQQGGHVLDVCIERVDIGIDDTPRLRMALPDTQEFLGANLTRDTEQELHQAEK; from the coding sequence ATGTACATCAATATCTCCCCGCCATTACAAGCCGCCCTTGGTAAACGTAGCCAGGAAACCGGTCAGACCCCCGCAGAAATTGTCGCCATTGCCCTGCGGCAGTATTTGGAAATTGACGAAGAAACCCTCTTTCAAACCTCCACGATTGGAGCCTTAGTCGAGGGGGTGTATCGGGGGGATTTAACCATCGCTGAATTGCGAAATTATGGGGATTTTGGTCTGGGTACCTTTAATGATTTGGATGGGGAAATGGTGGTTTTGGATGGACAGGTCTGGCAGTTGCGTTCCGATGGGCGGGCCTACCCGGTGGCGGATGAGGTGAAAACGCCTTTTGCCACGGTGACGTTTTGGCAAGCGGATTGGACAGCGGTGCTGGATCAACCCTTAACCTATGAGGAATTACAGCGTTATCTGGACACCCTTTTACCTTCGGGCAATATCTTTTATGCGATTAAAATTTCCGGGCAATTTCGCTCGGTGCGTACCCGTACCATTGAACGGCAAAATCAACCCACCCGTTTGGTGGAAGCCGCCGCCCGCCAGCCGGTGCATGAATTTTTTGATGTGCAGGGTGATCTGGTAGGTTTTTGGACACCCAGTTATATGAAAACGGTGAATGTACCGGGGTATCATTTTCATTTTTTGAGTGCGGATCGACAACAGGGGGGTCATGTGTTGGATGTGTGTATTGAGCGGGTGGATATTGGCATTGATGATACGCCCCGGTTACGCATGGCATTGCCGGACACCCAGGAATTTTTGGGGGCAAATCTCACCCGGGATACGGAGCAGGAATTGCATCAGGCAGAAAAATAA
- the surE gene encoding 5'/3'-nucleotidase SurE: MRLLVSNDDGIFAPGLRALANTLAQAGHGVTVVAPDRERSATGHGLTLHKPIRVEPVTGFFNPTVTAWACTGTPADCVKLALGRLLTHPPDLVVSGINQGQNLGTDILYSGTVSAAMEGLIENIPGVALSLASYTEPEFGVASRFAAGLIQQLSQEPLPGAILLNVNIPAVAAQQIAGVCLTRQGVRRYTDQFDERTDPRGRTYYWLAGTAIEDEPEPDEGGQSDHWPTDVATVRNHKISITPLQYNLTHAPGLATLANWSGLNQGLYWLKD; encoded by the coding sequence ATGCGCCTCTTGGTTAGTAATGATGATGGCATTTTTGCGCCGGGATTGCGTGCCCTGGCCAATACCCTAGCGCAGGCGGGACATGGGGTGACGGTGGTGGCTCCGGATCGGGAACGCTCGGCTACGGGGCATGGTTTGACGCTCCATAAACCCATTCGGGTGGAGCCGGTGACGGGTTTTTTTAACCCTACGGTGACCGCTTGGGCGTGTACGGGCACCCCGGCGGACTGCGTGAAACTGGCTCTGGGACGTTTGTTGACCCATCCCCCGGATTTGGTCGTCTCCGGCATCAACCAGGGGCAAAATCTGGGTACGGATATTCTCTACTCCGGCACCGTGTCGGCGGCGATGGAAGGGTTGATCGAAAATATCCCTGGGGTGGCCTTGAGCCTGGCCAGCTATACGGAACCGGAATTTGGGGTCGCCAGCCGGTTTGCCGCCGGGTTGATCCAGCAATTGTCCCAAGAACCCTTGCCCGGGGCGATTTTATTAAATGTGAATATTCCAGCGGTGGCCGCTCAGCAGATTGCCGGGGTTTGCCTGACCCGCCAGGGGGTACGCCGCTACACCGACCAATTTGACGAACGGACTGACCCCCGGGGACGCACCTACTATTGGTTGGCGGGGACGGCCATTGAGGATGAACCGGAACCGGATGAGGGCGGGCAGAGCGACCATTGGCCGACGGATGTGGCGACTGTACGAAATCATAAAATTAGCATTACACCATTGCAGTACAATCTCACCCATGCCCCTGGGTTGGCGACCCTGGCGAACTGGTCGGGGTTAAACCAAGGTTTATACTGGCTAAAGGATTGA
- a CDS encoding GNAT family N-acetyltransferase has product MGERELLVNEFIAANGERVQIYFSTTREIDVYALEALCDAVGWAKRPIRKVRKALEFSFLVGSLWQERGQNRRLVGFARATSDHAFNATLWDVVIHPEFQGKGLGKTLMRQMIRELRREEISNITLFADPHVVTFYEELGFHPDPEGIKGMFWYPN; this is encoded by the coding sequence ATTGGGGAGCGGGAGTTATTGGTCAACGAGTTTATCGCCGCCAACGGGGAACGGGTGCAGATTTACTTCAGTACCACCCGGGAGATTGATGTCTATGCCTTGGAAGCCTTGTGCGATGCGGTGGGCTGGGCAAAACGTCCCATTCGCAAGGTGCGTAAAGCCCTGGAATTTAGCTTTTTGGTGGGTTCCCTCTGGCAGGAACGGGGGCAAAATCGGCGGTTGGTGGGCTTTGCTCGGGCAACGTCGGATCATGCCTTCAATGCCACCCTCTGGGATGTGGTCATCCACCCGGAATTTCAGGGGAAGGGCTTGGGGAAAACCCTGATGCGCCAGATGATCCGGGAATTGCGCCGGGAAGAGATTAGCAACATTACCCTGTTTGCCGACCCCCATGTGGTCACCTTTTATGAGGAATTGGGTTTCCACCCCGACCCGGAGGGCATCAAGGGAATGTTTTGGTATCCGAATTAG
- a CDS encoding DUF427 domain-containing protein has translation MSHPMPPESVWDYPRPPRVEPTAHLIEVYIQGVCLARTQNAYRVLETSHPPVYYLPPEDIQMQYLRLNPRRSFCEWKGYAHYYDVQMGNQVIREVAWGYAQPTADFRVIQNHLAFYAQKCDRCLVAGEVVTPQPGEFYGGWITKNLVGPFKGQPGSWGW, from the coding sequence ATGTCCCACCCCATGCCCCCAGAATCCGTGTGGGATTACCCCCGCCCCCCCCGAGTGGAACCGACGGCACACCTGATCGAGGTGTATATCCAAGGGGTGTGTCTCGCCCGCACCCAGAACGCCTATCGGGTTTTGGAAACCAGCCATCCGCCGGTGTACTATCTGCCCCCGGAAGATATTCAGATGCAGTACTTGCGGTTAAATCCCCGCAGGAGTTTTTGTGAATGGAAGGGGTACGCCCATTATTACGATGTGCAGATGGGCAACCAGGTGATCCGGGAGGTGGCCTGGGGCTATGCCCAACCGACAGCGGACTTTCGGGTGATCCAAAACCATTTGGCGTTTTATGCCCAGAAGTGCGACCGGTGCCTGGTGGCGGGGGAGGTGGTCACGCCCCAACCGGGGGAATTTTATGGGGGCTGGATCACGAAGAATCTGGTCGGCCCGTTTAAGGGACAGCCCGGTTCCTGGGGTTGGTAA
- a CDS encoding Rne/Rng family ribonuclease, translating into MSKQIILAEQHRIAAVFADDQIQELVVATGNLQVGDVFLGVVENVLPGIDAAFVNIGDPERNGFIHVSDLGPLRLKRTAGAITELLMPQQKVLVQVMKEPTGNKGPRLTGNITLPGRYLVLMPYGRGVFLSQRIKNENERHRLRALAVLIKPSQMGLLVRTEAEGVSEEAVMEDLENLKRQWEKIQRDGAMARSPGLLNRDDDFIQRVLRDFYSAQVNRIVTDTAEGVKRVKQQLSNWGGGKPPAGVLVDHHREPTPILEYFRVNAAIRDALKPRVDLPKGGYIVIEPTEALTVIDVNSGSFTRSATARETVLWTNYEAATEIARQLRLRNIGGVIIVDFIDMEDRRDQLQLLEHFSKALKTDKARPQIIHLSDLGLVELTRKRQGQNIYELFGQTCPTCNGLGHLARLPGQAGSDDTPPSPPRVVIGERSENLEDLGFAPSPNPDLGFATPLYPVTPLGGNDRNAPNRRRPRRYEKPTPRSEQEVPPFATPSSASPVPSGGNGTGSSNGLREEPLERQTFRRRPLKPTPAPAQVVTVGMTPAEQTVYAEMGLSPLLLTGQTHLQDVAVEVCLPEEVPVSTQPELPMALAPEPQPVDEGMTPPTPLVTAETEATDAIAMTPPPVVAPAPVASPTPDTRRRRRRSASLGESALALGDDNSASTAI; encoded by the coding sequence ATGTCTAAACAAATCATTTTGGCAGAGCAACATCGCATCGCCGCTGTTTTTGCCGATGACCAGATTCAAGAACTGGTGGTGGCAACGGGCAATTTGCAGGTGGGGGATGTGTTTTTGGGGGTGGTGGAAAATGTACTGCCGGGGATTGATGCCGCCTTTGTCAATATCGGCGACCCGGAACGCAACGGGTTTATCCATGTGTCGGATTTGGGACCCCTGCGCTTAAAACGCACGGCCGGGGCGATCACCGAATTGCTCATGCCCCAACAAAAAGTGCTGGTGCAGGTGATGAAGGAGCCGACGGGGAACAAAGGCCCCCGGTTGACGGGCAACATTACCTTGCCGGGGCGGTATTTAGTTTTAATGCCCTACGGACGGGGGGTATTTCTCTCCCAGCGCATCAAAAATGAAAATGAACGGCACCGTCTGCGGGCTTTGGCGGTGTTGATCAAACCGTCCCAGATGGGTCTGCTGGTGCGTACCGAGGCGGAAGGGGTGAGCGAAGAGGCGGTGATGGAGGATTTGGAAAATCTGAAACGCCAATGGGAAAAGATACAGCGGGATGGGGCGATGGCACGTTCGCCGGGACTGCTCAACCGGGACGATGATTTTATCCAACGGGTCCTGCGGGATTTCTACAGTGCCCAGGTGAATCGCATTGTCACCGATACCGCCGAGGGGGTGAAGCGGGTCAAGCAACAGCTCAGCAATTGGGGGGGGGGCAAACCGCCAGCGGGGGTCTTGGTCGATCACCACCGGGAACCGACCCCGATCCTGGAGTATTTTCGGGTGAATGCGGCGATTCGGGATGCCCTCAAACCCCGGGTGGATTTGCCCAAGGGGGGCTACATCGTCATCGAACCCACGGAAGCCCTGACGGTGATTGATGTGAATTCCGGTTCCTTTACCCGCTCGGCGACCGCCCGGGAAACCGTGTTGTGGACCAATTACGAAGCGGCGACGGAAATTGCCCGCCAACTGCGCCTGCGGAATATCGGCGGGGTGATCATCGTGGACTTTATTGACATGGAGGACCGGCGGGACCAACTGCAACTGCTGGAGCATTTCAGCAAAGCCCTGAAAACCGACAAGGCACGCCCCCAGATTATCCACCTGTCGGATTTGGGCTTGGTGGAACTGACCCGCAAACGCCAGGGGCAAAACATCTACGAACTCTTCGGTCAGACCTGTCCCACCTGTAATGGTTTGGGACATTTAGCCCGTTTGCCCGGACAGGCAGGCAGTGACGACACCCCCCCTAGCCCCCCCCGGGTGGTGATTGGGGAACGCTCGGAAAATTTGGAGGATTTGGGCTTTGCCCCTAGCCCCAACCCGGACTTGGGCTTTGCCACCCCCCTCTACCCCGTCACGCCCCTGGGAGGAAATGACCGGAATGCGCCCAACCGCCGCCGCCCCCGCCGTTATGAGAAACCGACCCCCCGCAGCGAACAGGAAGTGCCGCCTTTTGCCACCCCGTCCTCAGCCAGTCCGGTTCCCTCTGGAGGCAATGGCACCGGGAGCAGTAATGGTCTGCGGGAGGAACCCCTAGAGCGCCAGACCTTCCGCCGTCGCCCGCTCAAACCGACCCCCGCCCCCGCCCAGGTGGTGACCGTGGGCATGACCCCCGCCGAACAAACGGTGTATGCGGAAATGGGGCTTTCGCCGCTTCTGCTGACGGGGCAAACCCATCTCCAGGACGTGGCGGTCGAAGTCTGCTTACCGGAGGAGGTGCCCGTCTCAACCCAGCCGGAATTGCCGATGGCGCTTGCCCCGGAACCCCAACCTGTGGATGAGGGGATGACCCCGCCCACCCCCTTGGTGACCGCTGAAACCGAGGCAACGGATGCAATTGCCATGACTCCGCCCCCGGTCGTAGCCCCTGCCCCGGTAGCATCCCCGACCCCAGATACCCGTCGTCGCCGCCGCCGTTCCGCCAGCCTGGGGGAATCCGCCCTGGCGTTGGGCGATGATAATTCTGCGAGTACCGCCATCTAA
- the recO gene encoding DNA repair protein RecO: MGRTYQVTAINLHLQGLGEADRLITILSPERGVQRVVAVGARKPQSPLAGRTGLLVVNQLELRVGRSLDRIVQATLLHTHQELAQEYTRWVTAQYFTELVLGQALANLAQGELYHTFIELLASLGHLPSQEPWEMVVRGVMRLLTLAGLQPQVRLCCLTGQPVSPQERLGFSIPLGGLVRLPLPPDTPPCRVLPAAQVQLLQALHSPPLQPIPAFAPWRSLEPLLRGYAEYHLERCIRSAPLLYSTITPAPQQCP, from the coding sequence ATGGGGCGCACCTATCAGGTCACCGCCATCAACCTGCACCTCCAGGGTTTAGGGGAAGCCGACCGGCTGATCACCATCCTCAGCCCAGAGCGGGGAGTGCAACGGGTGGTGGCTGTCGGTGCCCGCAAACCCCAATCCCCCCTAGCCGGACGGACGGGCTTGCTGGTGGTGAACCAGTTGGAACTGCGGGTGGGGCGTTCCCTGGATCGGATTGTCCAGGCGACTCTCCTGCACACCCACCAGGAACTGGCGCAGGAGTACACCCGCTGGGTGACGGCGCAGTACTTTACCGAATTGGTCTTGGGGCAAGCCCTGGCGAATTTGGCGCAGGGGGAACTGTACCATACCTTCATCGAACTGTTGGCGAGCTTGGGGCATCTGCCCAGTCAGGAACCCTGGGAAATGGTGGTGCGGGGGGTAATGCGCCTGTTAACCTTAGCGGGATTGCAACCCCAGGTGCGCCTCTGTTGCCTGACCGGACAGCCGGTTTCACCCCAGGAACGCTTGGGATTTAGCATTCCTTTGGGGGGGTTGGTGCGTTTACCCTTACCCCCGGATACCCCGCCCTGCCGGGTCCTGCCCGCCGCCCAAGTGCAATTGCTCCAGGCACTGCATAGCCCCCCCCTGCAACCCATCCCGGCTTTTGCCCCCTGGCGCAGTTTGGAACCTCTCCTGCGGGGTTATGCGGAATACCACCTGGAGCGGTGCATCCGTTCCGCCCCCCTGCTGTATAGTACGATCACCCCAGCACCCCAGCAATGTCCATGA